The genomic DNA CCTGGAAATGAAGATATCATTCAGGCTCCTCATGAAGACCGCGGCTGGTCACCAGTTGAGTCGCCGTGAAACCTTACAGCTAAAGAGAACCACACAAGATGTTGTACGATTAGTCCCTTTCTCAGCATTCGTGCTCGTGCCATTTGCAGAATTGCTGCTGCCTGTCGCTTTGAAGCTATTCCCAAACATGTTGCCCTCAACATATGAGTCTAAAAAAGAcaagctttccaagctgACGAGCTTACGCCAGACCCGTGGCCTTGTTTCTAGCATCATAAAGGAGCAGAACTCTCACTTTAAGCCCAACGACATTAACGACGAGCAAAAGCTCGtgttcaacagcttttaCAAACATGTGCGTGCTACTGGAGAGCCGGAATCTCGTCAACAACTAATCCATGTCGCACGTCTATTCAAAGATGACACCGTGTTAGACAATGTTACGAGGCCTTATCTGGTCGCACTAGCAAAGTACATCAACTTGCAGCCCTTTGGAACGGATGTGATGCTTCGTTACAGAATTCGCTTTAAGATGttggagctcaaaaaagaTGACTTCGCCATATTCTACGAAGGCGTACAGTCTTTGGACTCTGCTGAGTTGCGTACTGCCTGTGCATCTCGTGGTATCCGTAACTTGAATGTCGAGGACTCTGTGCTTCGTGACAACCTAAGTATTTGGTTGAACATGCGGCTGAAGGACAAGATCCCCTCTACCTTACTCATCATGGCTACTGCTTACACCTACGGTGATGTcagttccaaaaaaacaCTGTACGATGCGTTGTGCGACGTCTTGAGTGGTATTCCCGATGAGCTGTATCACGAAGTCAAGGTCAACGTTGTGGAGGAAGAAAATGCTACTAGTAAATCTAGAATGGCCCAAATCAAAGAGCAAGAGGAGATCATGAAGGAGGAAGAACAGCAGGAGAAAGATGCACTTGTGAGAGTCAGGGATGAGTTGAATCTTGATGATGTCGACAAGCAAGCGCAACTTCAAGATAAACGCCGCGATTAACCCGACAAACAATCTGTACATAAAAATAAACATTCCTCAGTCTTTGCTAGCGTATGAGTTTAGCTACTCAGATGGCAACTCGCATTCTTTTCTCTGTAGCGCAAGTCAGAAAAGTCCTTTGACGTGGGGAAAACTATATATTCATGCCTCAAACAACCTCGCACGACTGTTAATTTTCCATCTCGAATGAGCGGGTTCCTGAGCGCCTTGTGGATTGAAACTTAGTTCGTCCAATAGTTGTTAAAGGCTCTGTAAAgccatttttcaacaaccGCCGTCAATGTGTCGATATCTTGAACTCCATATTCATAAACCTATACTTAGCTGAGACCATATTAAGCCAGTCGGGCGCGACGGTTTGCTTTTATGTACCGAAATAGTCTTCTCATCAGCTTGGTGAGCTCGCCCTTGAACATAAACAACAACCCTTGGACTAAAAGACCTTTACACAATTGGGGAGCGATACCCTTCCAGAGGGCCAAAAATCCTTCCTGTGTGTATAAGTAATGAAGTACCTGCTGAAATGATTGGAATTGCGAGCCTGTGCGTTGCAAGTACGCCTTAG from Lachancea thermotolerans CBS 6340 chromosome F complete sequence includes the following:
- the YLH47 gene encoding Ylh47p (similar to uniprot|P89103 Saccharomyces cerevisiae YPR125W Hypothetical ORF), whose product is MFIVKYRPPVISRVGRRTAVLKLGITPRTYTSQVPNPSKKPTELAKVDQDAVKLSLWDKVKHEVHHYWDGTKLLGLEMKISFRLLMKTAAGHQLSRRETLQLKRTTQDVVRLVPFSAFVLVPFAELLLPVALKLFPNMLPSTYESKKDKLSKLTSLRQTRGLVSSIIKEQNSHFKPNDINDEQKLVFNSFYKHVRATGEPESRQQLIHVARLFKDDTVLDNVTRPYLVALAKYINLQPFGTDVMLRYRIRFKMLELKKDDFAIFYEGVQSLDSAELRTACASRGIRNLNVEDSVLRDNLSIWLNMRLKDKIPSTLLIMATAYTYGDVSSKKTLYDALCDVLSGIPDELYHEVKVNVVEEENATSKSRMAQIKEQEEIMKEEEQQEKDALVRVRDELNLDDVDKQAQLQDKRRD